Proteins encoded in a region of the Gigantopelta aegis isolate Gae_Host chromosome 13, Gae_host_genome, whole genome shotgun sequence genome:
- the LOC121387846 gene encoding zinc finger protein 862-like codes for MDTYGAANAENLKQAIDDVFIKAIKLSEEQYSNALISAAADGASVNTGVYSGLLARLSQTRPWMVNIHCISHRIELAVKDAMLDTKRSKAFSDVQQFMITLYYLFKKSPKVSRHLHSTAEALDVQVYKVKKVHGTRFVCHQLLGLQSLINDWVVLALSVENSLASKNKTTTQLPGILQKLRNVTFLVTCCYFKNVLDAITPLSLSFQRGDIMAYEVLYQVQRTQSRIQDLIDEEAISVKGILSSIGNEYDETELTISRSLPKQGHTRRNIVNREYNKVSYTNMFKPTGAIEAVKSIKEKVLPELLKCMVTRFSSFDADIYRHMQWLDPANWDEDDVTAEVKPLLQLASHFQERKMHEIDYFAVKREWKDLRNAVKHFYINLQMKQLWQKIMTYRRTDFPNICRLVEIVFCNGPSNSTVEAGFSHLTAMLSDRRLSLSHKTMEDLLLLKVNHHIFTDTEQEKIIISALDSFLSTKKRKLKLDNTHQTKQPCMDLDIDDDIGVHFGVEVEQLEDDDMFIDNTEDCELDYFSESEPEECFEVETAE; via the exons ATGGATACATATGGTGCAGCTAATGCGGAAAACCTGAAGCAGGCAATAGATGATGTTTTCATCAAGGCCATCAAGCTCTCTGAAGAACAATACTCAAATGCTCTAATCTCAGCAGCTGCAGATGGTGCCTCTGTAAATACTG GGGTTTACTCAGGACTTCTTGCACGATTGTCACAAACACGACCATGGATGGTGAATATTCACTGCATTTCCCACAGGATTGAATTAGCAGTAAAAGATGCCATGCTTGATACCAAAAGAAGCAAAGCATTCTCTGATGTTCAGCAATTCATGATAACGTTGTACTACCTGTTCAAGAAATCTCCGAAGGTCAGCCGACATTTACATTCAACAGCAGAAGCATTGGATGTACAAGTGTACAAGGTGAAAAAAGTCCACGGTACCAGATTTGTCTGCCATCAGTTACTAGGACTACAGTCTCTGATAAATGATTGGGTTGTGCTTGCTCTATCTGTGGAGAACTCCTTGGCatcgaaaaacaaaacaacaacacaattaCCTGGTATCCTGCAGAAGTTGAGGAATGTCACCTTTCTTGTAACATGTTGCTACTTTAAGAATGTCCTAGATGCCATCACACCACTGTCTTTGTCCTTTCAAAGAGGGGACATCATGGCTTATGAAGTTCTGTACCAAGTGCAAAGAACGCAATCAAGAATACAAGATCTGATTGATGAGGAGGCCATATCTGTAAAAGGAATCTTATCATCCATTGGCAATGAATATGATGAAACAGAATTGACAATTAGCCGAAGTTTGCCAAAACAGGGACATACAAGGAGGAACATTGTTAACAGAGAATACAACAAGGTATCATACACAAACATGTTCAAACCAACTGGGGCCATTGAAGCTGTAAAAAGCATCAAGGAAAAAGTCTTGCCAGAACTGTTGAAATGTATGGTTACCAGATTTTCAAGCTTTGACGCAGATATCTATAGACATATGCAATGGTTAGATCCTGCAAATTGGGATGAAGATGATGTGACTGCAGAAGTCAAACCTCTTCTCCAGTTAGCATCACATTTCCAGGAAAGAAAAATGCATGAAATCGATTACTTTGCTGTCAAGAGGGAATGGAAGGATTTGAGAAATGCTGtgaaacatttttacattaatctGCAGATGAAACAGTTGTGGCAGAAAATTATGACCTACAGAAGAACTGATTTCCCCAACATCTGTAGATTGGTGGAAATAGTTTTCTGCAATGGCCCCAGCAACAGCACTGTGGAGGCTGGATTCAGCCACCTCACTGCCATGCTATCGGACAGACGTCTCTCTCTTAGCCACAAAACGATGGAAGACCTGTTACTGCTTAAAGTGAACCATCATATCTTCACTGACACCGAACAGGAGAAGATAATCATTTCAGCCTTGGATTCATTTCTTTCAACCAAAAAACGAAAGTTGAAGCTTGACAACAcccatcaaacaaaacaaccgtGCATGGATCTTGACATTGATGATGATATTGGAGTCCATTTTGGAGTTGAAGTTGAACAATTGGAAGATGATGACATGTTCATTGATAACACTGAAGACTGTGAGCTAGACTATTTTTCTGAGAGTGAGCCAGAGGAATGTTTTGAGGTTGAAACTgcagaataa